The Mytilus galloprovincialis chromosome 3, xbMytGall1.hap1.1, whole genome shotgun sequence genomic interval AataggttgaaaaataaaaaaatatacagcaTAGTTTTGTGAAGCCCATTACACGGATGTAACATGTGACTTAATTATAAAATGTCAAACTGTCAAACAAAACTTCCATCACACTAAACAAATTAACCATTATTAATATCCATTTCCCATTGACTCTGTGGGTTTTCACTACTACCAGTTATATAATCCAAACTATTTTGACTCTTCTGGTGTCCAGTAGTGATATGTGGGAATGGAAACTAAAGAAATATGCATCCTATTTTTATGACGTTCGTTACTTTTTTTTAACCCCATTATTCTTTTTAACTTAAAACTTCCAAGATCTGCATTTTCATGAGTTCAGAACAGGAATGAAAaccatttaatttaattaatttgaaatacatttaaaactttttttaatctaaaattaGCATGTCAAACTTGTCAATGTAACGTCcatcacaaaagttaattttgtgcCTTTGTTTGAATGTCTGTTGACAAGTATTGAAACAAAGAACTATCTCTATAATCACAAAAGTCAACACTGAAAAGTTGAAGATTCCTCTGATATATTTAAAATCTTGATATATGGGCTTAAATGTGACAGACATTATGTCACACAAATGTTACACTTCATCTGATCCTTGCCCATGAagtaaaagtcagagtcagccttttcccgccatatttaaaaaatcaaatatctcgaaaaggagcacCATGACCTATcgatatttttagcttattttgatcctcaacttatactcttccagcttaaagtatcaattttgaattattgatttatttaattttagctTAGATCATGGGACACCTAAGTACATATATGTACATCCATAAATTTAATTAGGCTAGTAAttgaattaaacatgttaaagagatAACAGTGAGTTTTGCTGAACTTTATATaagttcttttaaataaattttaaacatttacaaaaatgaagttcaaattaaatgtacattaaaaaaaagtatttttcagGTTGGTCTGCGACAGCTAGACATGTCATTGTTGTCACAGCTATGGTCACTGAATGATGCAATACAAGATTACAAAGCTGTTGTACAGGAGAGATGTTCAGAGACTAATTCAGAATACTCTTGGGGGATGAACAGTAGGACCAGCTCTATAGGAAGTATGGATGATTATGACTGGAATGCAGATATTCATTTACAACCAGAGAATCACGTCCCTAATTCAGTGCACAGTAGTACATCAAGTCTTCTTCAGCAGATTAATGAACTTAAACAAAGGGCTGAAACAGAATTTTGATGTTGATGTTTATGTTAGGAAGGGTATACATTAATTTGTTAAAAGATAAGttgaattttattaaaagattATCAGATGAAGCAATGCAggtgatttattttttaatagtgctatacattgtacatgttgtacttacatatatacaaatgtatgtgaATTGTGTGGGCACATTTATTATTCTATCCTACTTCGAAATTTGTTGACTTTTTTTTACTTGAATATTcagttcatgtacatgtacatatcacTATTTAATATAGTTTTATTAAGCTTACACAGGCAATGTGttacattaaaatgaaaaataaaactgaaatttaaaagaacgaaatttgattaaaaaacacataaaaattcAGGTGAAATTCTGatgaatattttaacaaatacttAACATTAATATGCAGAAAAAACTTCCAATAACTGAAAAATAGTGCTTTGGAATAGACTACTTGAAACTATTAAGGTGGCATTGCCACAACCTGGATTGTCTTTCCTTACACAAGTTAAACAGATGTATTGACATGACATAGTGAAAGCAATGCAAAGGAACaaattattttcttctgtttcaaaatatgacatccTTGTATATTGGGTCGACACATGAActatatttcattcatattttacatttttgatgTTGTTCAGTTAACTTATTATATTGGCTGTTTTTCTGGCCTTTAATCTGATAGTATGTGACTGTTTGTCACAAGTATCTGTGCAAGTGTTAACAATTTTGTGTTAAAGTTGTGAAATGAACATATCCAGAAAATTGGTGCTGAATTTGTGACTTAACAATTCTTTTATATTGCTGTACAGAATTCCATATTTGTAGAatatcatttgtttatttgtttatccCATAACACGTTATCAGGccataaactttttttttgtctaaaagTAAATGATATCGATAGTTGAACCTTTTATAAAGGATAGATTTGAGCCATGACTTGTATCATCGGATTTACAAGAGGTTTTATTCTATAGTCCAGAAGGTCATGTAGAGAATGGCCCTGTATATTACTAAACATGGTTGACGATTTTTACATCTATATTTTGCATAAATCAACTATTGCACATTGTTAATATTGCACTTATAATTtagttaattatatattttcttacTCCTGAAAATTCCACtatttattattgaaatatgGTTTTGATTCATAATTTCTTTGTTTTATGGAATAGTTATAGATATATATCTAAGGTTGTAAAGAGGGCAAGGTTCACTTAAATGAAAACATGGCTTTGAATTCCAAATGTATCATATTAATTTATCCAAAAGGCTACAATAGGGTTTATATATAGATCCATTCCAAAAGCTTTAAAGGCTAAGTTTTTCCTATTTTGTAGATTTTGGGCATTTTGTTATGGACATGAAAGCTCCAAGAAAACCTTGACTGTATCCTACGAACAAAATGTTCAAAGGTTTACATCAATTATGTACATTGTATACACAACAGTTGTTGAGGTCAAATTTGTATATATGCTTAAAACTTACTATTATTACAAAAAGTTGTTACAaccttataaataaaaaatgatttaataaaagAATCATAAGTTCATAATTCATAatgttaatttacaaaaaaagttattatgccccacctacgatagtagaggggcattatgttttctggtctgtgtgtccgttcgtccgtctgtctgtccgttagttcgtctgttcgttcgttcgtctgttcgttcgtccgtccgtctatccCGCTTCAGgatgaagtttttggtcaaggtagtttttgatgaagttaaagtccaatcaacttgaaacttagtacacatgttccttataatatgatctttctaattttaaagccaaattaaacttttgaccccaatttcacggtccactgaacatagaaaatgaaagtgcatgcagtgttctccccaggatttttggatagcaccagggtaacgcgtgacgaaatgaattttataatattttgtgttGCGTTGCGTcgcttatttttttcttgttagtttttgtcattacctttttgcctttattttgtttacttttgtacTGTGTTATATAGACTTTGGGTTAGAACATTATTGATAGAAAAACTAAATCAATTaaacagtttgtttactttaatatctttgaaaaagaaaagaaagcacAATTAGTCTTTAAACTAAAGTCACTTCTTTTATTTTGATCAAGCCATTTTGTCCCAATACTTGTAGTTACACTACACATTCCCCATGTTAGATTTGACCATAACAATGATCTTTGAACTAGATTAATTTTTGATACAGAACCTTCTGTAATTATAAACtattttccattctttttaacatgagaatatttatttaatatctcTTGCACATTATTTATTACTCTAATTTCCTTTTTAGTTCAAATACTTTGTTTTAAATGTAATAGTAATtttataatatagggttattgcatgaatattggggaatattgtcccgagtagaattttatattgcacgagcttgcgagtgcaatatatgttctacgagggacaatattccccaatattcatgcaataacccttttattgtatagcaatataatatttaaaagtaaaaattggtttaaactaagatttgtcgttgatgacgtcatgaattttgaagatttattgcactagtgcaatattagaatttattgcacgctaacttttggttactttctgtgggaaatattatattgctatacaataatatacaatACTGATACATTCAGGCTTTAATCTTGTCTgctataatttttttgaaaaacctACCAACTTAATATAAAATGTCTGTGTATCAATAAAGGTATGATTCTCTAAAAttatttgcaaaacatttttgttggtatgttctaagaaagtttttatccttaatgtaacattctaatataattttgcattcaatttatACTTTATATTAATTTTCAATGAGAAATTATATGTGAGGAGCATTTATTTGTAATAAGAaaaatcaggggaagtaactccacaATTAATTTCTAACaggcaaattattttgactaaagaCTGGCGTAATAGAGTTCATTAACAAATGTCTGCTTGTCCTCTATTACAAGTCTGATATTAAAATTATGAtctcttaattaattaaaacacaagagaatcatgtacatcgattaaatccaatcatcaaCAAGGTTAACTGTATTCTGTATTCTGTAGGTGTCGCTGTTGACACTGGATTGTCTCCCTTGTAATTATTTAAATCTCGCGtgtatttatatttcactctGGTAAACAACTCACTTGTACTTTAAAATACATACTATTAGGTGGCAACTGTGCTTAAcatatttttccaaaaattaaaaaatttttcaggttaaagtttttggtcaaggtagtttttgatgaagttgaagtccaatcaacttgaaacttagtacacatgttgcctatgatattatctttctaattttaatgcctaattatattttttatcaaatttcacggtccattgaacatggaaaatgatagtgcgagtgaggcattcatgtactttggacacattcttgttttgaaattattttgataatatcacaAATGTATTTGTGTAAACTTAGCAGTATTTTAGCTATAGCCCaattgaaaaaagataaaaattaaaaggccaattctgaccacaggcacttgtttctatccatacgaaggtcgactatccatatatggatagtcgaccttcgtatggatagaaacaagtgcctgtgattctGACCCTTGTGAATTTAATCCTCTACTTATTTCTTTATGTCATTGCAAGTGCAAAAATCAATAGATTTAAAAGTAAAAGACCACTATCATGTAGAAGATGCTGATATGACTAGAATACCCTCTTTCatggtaaataaaatattgttctcataggcggatccaggggggagcCCTGGGGGGtccggccccccccccccccttttcgtgggaaaaatttggttgattatatagggaatcattgaagcatgactggagcgggccccctcttaggtcagtcagcagactcccccttaggaaaagttctggatccgccactggttctGTATTGGCTAAACCTGAGCAACATGCAAAAAAGAAGGGAATATGTAAAACTTTTATGAAagttcatactttatatatcatgtgtatatcatgtatatggacTGCAATTTCTTGGGGAAAAAAAGGTATTTCATAACAAATATAATCATTCTGTAACAATTACTTAGATTATCATAAaacaaatacacacaaaaaatcaaatcacgAACAATGTCAAAAAGTTTCGactacaaaaattaaaatttaaaggacTTTTTTCCCCAATTGAGCTGAATCAACATAGAATAAACACTGAAGTTTTAACTTGTATGCATAAGGATACAATTACAAACATTTAATCACCTCATTAATTTGTACACCCACCGGAAAAGGCAAAGAACACCGATTTTCtatatttctgtattattatcTATAAGATGAGTATACAGTGCATTAAGACTTGTATAAgtactgtcaattcagaaattattgtgtgcttTTATTGTCGCGATTTATcaatttagactaaaatgcgattttaatttttgtgatattgagaaaaatcctgtttaattcatataaaaaatttcaaaatgtgagtttaaattattgcgactATAACCCTGtagcattttttgcaataatacaaaaatcaaaataatttctgCATTAAGGGTACCTAATTTGAATATGAAGTATAATACATGTAGCTAGTTTTTTGATTAACAGGAGATAGGTACATGCATGTAAAACATACAggatatttgtatattttgaaagCTTTTGCAAGGATGTAGGcatataaatgaaaaagaatatttgtttgacAGTTAATGGATAAATATGTTTCATTTaacattaattttgaatttgaataaatgtttatgCATCATTGAACTTGTCTTTCAATAATTGGTTCTCGTTTTGGATAAAATGTTTTTACTTCATATTATGAAATAGATGTGATATTTGTTGTGCTTTAACATAAATAGATAAACTTTTGTATAGTTTTAGTTGATTTGTTTGACTTTAACAAACTAACATAATACTTAGCCTGGTGTTCAGTTTTGTTTAAGATCTCATTTGTATGATAAAGcaaattctttattttaaagaattgaaaatttcattaggTTGAGAAAagcaattatcactgaactagtatacatgtacataattgtttaggggccagctgaaggaagcctTTGGGTGCAGAAGTTtctctctgcattgaagaccaattggtgacctttggctgttgtctactctatggtcgggttgttgtctctttgacacattccctatttccatttttaattttacctTCAGAATAGAGATGATTTCTTTGAATGGTTGTTAAATGTTGATTCTAATAGTTGAGCAtaattttttcagatttttgcCAGATTTTGGTAAGAAAATATGTGAAGTTTGAATGTTTTATGCTATGTGAGttttgatattcaaaatttatacatttataaccAGGACAACGATGAAATAACAATGTTGTTTAGTAATTGTAATTTGTATTTATcaaacaaaacttttattttacaattacagTACCagtaattaatttgttttattctgaTATGACAATTTCCACAAAacaattaatatgaaaataagaagatgtggtctgaTTGCCACAATGAGACCACTCTCATGCCTTGTTCACACATACATTTAATTCGAATAGAATTCAAATCTATTCGAATCGAATGCAGAATTCAAATCTATTCGAAACGAATGCAGAATTCAAATCTATTCGAATTGAATGCAAATTGAATTCGCTAATTGCATTCACACACTcttctattttaattttaattgattcgaattggctttATTGCATTATCCAATTAGCATTAGAATTAGAATTCCGTTTTTTTTAATAcgaattcgaattagttaatgcaaATCGAATTTATATTAATTGTGAACGCAGAATAATGAGACCACTCTCTACCAGAGAAGAaatgacaaaaatgtattttgaataagaatattttgttttacatttgaaaaagtaTGTTTATGAAACATGTCAATTCATTTACTATTTACCATAGTAATATAAGAAAGGACAGGGACACAATGCATGTATCAGTAGTTAGGATAGACAGACACTAGTTAATTTATACCACAAGTTACCAAAGGTTGTTATAGATTCAATACTACTTAAAAAGTGTATTAGATAATTTATTGTAGTAGTACATTGTGTAATAATTAGATTTTTATGACAgattattaaattattttataattgtaaaccaataatttatattgatatttagtACATTATTGCATGCACCATATATGATGTTATTTACAAATGTTCATATTGTTCTTAATAAAAATGGTCATAGGTTtatattttattagttttaataaataaaacaccAGTAAAACTGTAGCAttcaacattgaaataaaaagatgCAGTCTCTCAATTAGTGCTGGGCTTGGCCTTCACATATGTTGATCAACTAGCAAAGAATTTCACTCAAACCAGTGCTAGGGCCTTATTGCACTTGCTGTGAGTCGAGTTTTTGATCAATCATGAAGTCCTTACTGGGACATTAAGATGAAAAATACCAATAAAAGCACTGTTCCCTTTGCTTTTATTAGTTTATTGTTATCTTGTGCATGGAGTTATTTTGTGTCGCGAACTGATACACCTGATCTTTTCTATTCCATGGTTACAGTTTGAACCTGCTGAAAAAAGCACCTTTAAACTAATGTTTATCTtagtttattgttgaagactgtttgTTGCCCGTGATGTCTTGATTAGTTTTGTCATTGGATTGCTGCTGCTATATTAATGTGTAAGAATCAAATCTGTCCTAAAGTCTGTGCCCTTTCCTCAGATTTGTGTCCTGTGACATCATGGCACTTAAATTTGTGTCCATTTTATAGGATGGACATTGAGTAACATTATGGGAAGTGCAGAGTACACAAAGGATGTCTTGGGGTAAAAGTTTGCAACCCCTCCATCCTCATCTTTGACCATGTTGTCACAACACAACAAAAGAAGAAATTGTCTTGAATCATCCCACTGGCACATCAAGCACTAAATGCAATTAACAAAATGTTAAACGATACAATGTACCAATCTTACAGAAATCAAATCTACTATTTTAAAATTTGGCATTGAAAGCTGCTTTACTTGTTTGACATGGCTAAAATGTTTTCATGATTTTTGTCGAGGCgagacttttgttgcagaaagcttgacatagggatagagATCCTGTGGCGGCTGCCtcagctttttagctcacctgtcccgaagggacaagtgagcttatgccatcacttggcgtccgtcgtcgtctgtcgtcgtcgtaaactatttcaagaatcttctcctctgaaactactgggccaaatactttcaaactttaactgaatgttccttagggtatcttatttataaattgtatccgaagttttgatctatcaacaaacatggtcgccattgctaaaaatagaacataggggtcaaatggagtttttggcttataactcaaaaaccaaagcatttagagcaaatctgacatgggtaatattgtttatcaggtcaagatctatctgccctgaaattttcagatgaatcagacaacccgttgttgggttgctgcccctgaattggtaattttaaggaaattttgctgtttttggttattatcttgaatattattatagatagagataaactgtaaacaggaataatgttcagcaaagtaagatttacaaataagtcaacatgacggaaatggtcagttgacccctttaggagttattgccctttatagtcaatttttaaccatttttcgtaaatcttagtaatcttttacaaaaatcttctcctctgaaactactgggccaaatacttccaaactttaactgaatgttccttagggtatctagtttgtaaattgtatccaaagttgtgatctatcaacaaacatggtcgccattcctaaaaatagaacataggggtcaaatgcagtttttggcttataactcaaaaaccaaagcattcagagcaaatctgacatgggataatattgtttatcaggtcaagatctatctgccctgaaattttcagatgaatcagacaacctgttgttgggttactgcccctgaattggtaattttaaagaaattttgctgtttttggttattaccttgaatattattatagatagagataaactgtaaacagcaataatgttcagcaaagtaagatttacaaacaagtcaacatgacggaaatggtcagttgacccctttaggagttattgccctttatagtcaatttttaaccatttttcgtaaatcttagtaatcttttacaaaaatcttctcctctgaaactactgggccaaatacttccaaactttaactgaatgttccttagggtatcagtttgtaaattgtatccgaagatatgatctatcaacaaacatggtcgccattgctaaaaatagaacataggggtcaaatgcagtttttggcttataactcaaaaaccaaagcatttagagcaaatctgacgtgggtaatattgtttatcaggtcaagatctatctgccctgaaattttcagatgaatcagacaacctgttgttgggttgctgcccctgaattgataattttaaggaaattttgctgtttttgtttattatcttgaatataattatagatagaaataaactgtgaacagcaataatgttcagcaaagtaagatcttcaattaagtcaatttgaccaaaattgtcaattgaccccttaaggagttattgccctttaaagactttttttcacaatttgttcatcatgttgacttactttaaaaactgctgtatcaatttcagccaaacttaggctaaatgagtttcagagtatctagtataaattttatattttatttccttgtatgtcaagaaacatagctcctatggctaaaacaGAACAtgggagaaaatgattattttttttggcttttgaagaaaataggacgatccaaaaaacatttaaataaattgaaaagccaaaataatcattgatgagagatttagggagctaccatttgatttttatgggggggggctaggatgaaaaattttgtcctgccttttttttttagttgaaatctctgtcctgcctttttatttttcactctattcggtcctgcctttttttttttattagtttatcctgactttttttacctaaattgtcatcctgccttttttttttgcaaagtgtctcatcctgccttttttttactcaaaactcctgtcctgcctatttttttcaaatttcatcctagccccccccataaaaatcaaatggtagctcccttaaccaaaagaattaaggtgagcgattcaggctcttgagagcctcttgttcttaaaagctttatattttagaaggcgGAAGACCCAgatacttcatactttgtttatagATGCCTGATGTTActaagtttccgtcagtcacatgaccattgtccttgacctcatgttcatggttcagtgtctacatgaaaaaaaaagttaagattttttgtaatgttaatttctctcttattatgagtaaaatgataactatatttggtatgtgtgttccttgcaaggtcctcatgcctatcaaacagttttcacttgacctcgacctcatttcatggatcagtgaacaaggtaaagttttggtggtcaagtcaatatcttagatactataagcaataggtctagtatatatatattctgtgtatggaaggactgtaaggtgtacatggcCAACTGGCAGGCgtcgtctgacctttacctcattttcacggttcagtggttatagttaagtttttgtgttttggtctgtttttcttttactgtATGCAGTAGGTctgctatatttggtgtatgaaatgattgtaaggtgaacacgtctagctggcaggtgtcatttgaccttcattttattgtcatgtttctgtggtcaaagttaagttttcgagtttggtctttttttctaatactatatgcaataggtcaactacattttgtgtatggaaatattttatgatgtacatgtcagtcttgcagattttattttaccttgacctcattttcacagttcaatGATTATGGTTCAGTTTATGTGTTTT includes:
- the LOC143068159 gene encoding protein FAM89A-like translates to MSEVHGLPPLPKCFNGLLANGEKVTNGVDQDAKDKVKDADVIKIKVSVKTERHNELEKNSSPFSRLNVALNRLKDEMVGLRQLDMSLLSQLWSLNDAIQDYKAVVQERCSETNSEYSWGMNSRTSSIGSMDDYDWNADIHLQPENHVPNSVHSSTSSLLQQINELKQRAETEF